The Clostridioides difficile genome has a segment encoding these proteins:
- a CDS encoding iron ABC transporter permease, with protein MTTISKKNMTYSLILISIVVLVFGIVLSITIGAKDMNLSTVISSLINIEDGINMRIVKDVRLPRAIAAALVGGFLAVSGAIMQGITRNPIAEPSIIGITQGATFAIAISLVLQQKLPKLIHGSFSVMMFAFIGASISGLFIYFISSKSRGRVNNVKLALAGVALGTLLISLASAISMYFNLSQQLSFWISGGLVGITWESIKLLFIVGGIGFILSMIMAPRITILSLGEEVAIGLGQKTDIVRFICIVLVILMTGASVSVSGNIIFIGLIIPQIAKGIVGSDYKYIIPSSLVLGAVLLVYTDILGRMINPPYETPVGSITALIGVPIFIYLVRKGNK; from the coding sequence TTGACAACAATTAGTAAAAAAAATATGACTTATTCGTTGATATTAATAAGTATAGTTGTACTTGTATTTGGAATTGTATTATCCATAACTATTGGGGCTAAAGATATGAATCTATCGACTGTTATAAGCAGTTTGATAAATATAGAAGATGGAATAAATATGAGAATAGTAAAGGATGTTAGACTTCCAAGGGCAATAGCAGCAGCACTTGTTGGAGGGTTTTTAGCAGTTTCAGGTGCTATAATGCAGGGAATAACAAGAAATCCTATAGCTGAGCCTTCTATTATAGGAATTACACAGGGAGCTACATTTGCAATTGCAATATCATTAGTACTTCAACAAAAACTTCCTAAGCTTATACATGGGAGCTTTAGTGTAATGATGTTTGCATTTATTGGAGCGAGTATAAGTGGTTTATTTATATATTTTATAAGTTCAAAATCAAGGGGAAGAGTTAATAATGTAAAATTAGCCCTTGCAGGGGTGGCTCTTGGGACATTGTTAATCTCTTTGGCATCGGCAATATCTATGTACTTTAACCTATCTCAGCAACTAAGTTTTTGGATATCAGGAGGGCTTGTAGGCATAACATGGGAATCTATAAAACTATTATTTATAGTTGGAGGCATTGGATTTATCTTATCTATGATTATGGCACCAAGAATAACTATCCTAAGTCTTGGAGAAGAAGTAGCAATAGGGCTAGGACAAAAAACTGACATTGTTAGGTTTATATGTATAGTCTTAGTAATATTAATGACTGGAGCATCTGTTTCAGTATCAGGTAATATTATTTTTATAGGCCTTATAATTCCTCAGATAGCTAAAGGAATAGTAGGCTCAGATTATAAGTATATAATACCAAGTTCTTTGGTTCTAGGAGCCGTACTACTTGTATATACAGATATATTAGGTAGAATGATAAATCCTCCATATGAGACTCCCGTGGGCTCTATAACAGCTCTTATAGGAGTTCCAATATTTATATATCTTGTTAGAAAGGGGAATAAATAG
- a CDS encoding iron ABC transporter permease, which yields MKNIIKTNSKTLLVTSILMVLIFIAFLVSLNLGSFSIEPMDVIKTFIGQGQRNHEIAIFKLRLPRIIIALLVGSALSTAGVILQGVTKNDLADSGILGINSGAALFVVVYIFFMNGNVYEGMSNLTVFTMPIVALVGALFGAFLIYSLAWKGGINSSRLLLIGIGVNIAFTSILTIFQLKFTTQEFNRVMMWTSGSIWGTSWKYVIAVLPFIVIFMGITMYKAKYIDVLNLGDEVSTSLGVDVEKQRRRLIIYAVILSGVSTSVAGSISFLGLIAPHIGRKIIGSKHKRLIPVSALIGTLLLLVADTISRNLLAPIEIPVGIVVSIIGVPYFIYLMLSND from the coding sequence ATGAAAAATATTATAAAAACAAATTCTAAAACTTTACTTGTTACTTCAATTTTAATGGTACTTATTTTTATTGCTTTTCTAGTTAGTTTAAATTTAGGTTCATTTTCTATAGAACCAATGGATGTTATAAAGACTTTTATAGGGCAAGGTCAACGTAATCATGAAATTGCAATATTTAAATTGAGATTACCAAGAATCATAATAGCATTATTGGTTGGTTCAGCATTATCAACAGCAGGTGTAATACTTCAAGGAGTTACAAAAAATGATTTAGCTGACTCTGGAATTTTGGGTATAAATTCAGGAGCAGCATTATTTGTAGTAGTTTATATATTTTTTATGAATGGTAATGTTTATGAAGGAATGAGTAATCTTACTGTATTTACAATGCCAATTGTTGCGCTTGTAGGAGCTTTATTTGGAGCATTTTTGATATATTCTCTTGCATGGAAAGGTGGAATAAATTCATCAAGGTTACTACTGATTGGTATAGGCGTAAATATAGCTTTTACCTCAATTTTGACGATATTTCAACTGAAATTTACAACACAAGAATTTAATAGAGTTATGATGTGGACATCAGGTAGTATCTGGGGAACTAGTTGGAAATATGTAATAGCTGTACTTCCATTTATAGTGATTTTTATGGGAATAACTATGTACAAGGCTAAGTATATAGATGTCTTGAATTTAGGAGATGAAGTGTCTACAAGTCTTGGTGTAGATGTAGAGAAGCAAAGAAGAAGACTTATAATATATGCAGTAATTTTATCTGGTGTATCAACATCAGTAGCAGGTAGCATTTCATTTTTAGGATTGATAGCACCGCACATAGGAAGAAAAATAATAGGTTCAAAACATAAAAGATTAATACCAGTATCAGCATTGATAGGGACATTGTTACTTTTGGTTGCAGATACTATATCTAGAAATCTTCTTGCTCCTATAGAAATACCAGTAGGTATAGTCGTATCTATAATAGGAGTGCCATACTTTATTTATTTAATGCTGTCAAATGATTAG
- a CDS encoding ABC transporter ATP-binding protein, with product MNCINTKNLNVSYGNTDIIKDLNLNIPKGKITTIIGANGCGKSTILKTIGRIISPKNGSIYINGEDIYKKKSKEIAKSMAVLPQSPQAPSGLTVSELISYGRFPHKSGFGNSSKEDRDIVNWSLEVTGISEFKDRNMEDLSGGQRQRAWIAMALAQETDILLLDEPTTYLDLAHQLEILKLLDELNKKQGRTIVMVIHELNNAARFADHMIGIKKGKIVCQGNAYDVMTKDNLKELFNIDAEIATDPRTNKPICITYDMV from the coding sequence ATGAATTGTATAAATACTAAAAATCTAAATGTATCATATGGAAATACAGATATTATAAAAGATTTAAATTTAAATATACCAAAAGGAAAGATAACTACCATAATAGGGGCTAATGGTTGTGGAAAATCGACAATACTTAAAACTATAGGAAGAATTATTAGTCCTAAAAATGGAAGTATATATATAAATGGAGAAGATATATATAAGAAAAAATCTAAGGAGATAGCCAAAAGTATGGCTGTACTTCCACAAAGTCCTCAAGCTCCTAGTGGTCTTACTGTTTCAGAGCTGATTTCATATGGAAGATTCCCACATAAAAGTGGATTTGGAAATTCTAGTAAAGAAGATAGAGATATTGTAAATTGGAGCTTAGAAGTTACTGGAATTTCAGAATTTAAGGATAGAAATATGGAAGATTTATCAGGAGGACAAAGACAAAGAGCATGGATAGCTATGGCTTTGGCACAAGAAACTGATATACTCTTGCTGGATGAGCCTACAACATATTTAGATTTAGCTCATCAGTTAGAAATACTAAAATTATTAGACGAATTAAACAAAAAACAAGGAAGAACTATTGTCATGGTAATACATGAACTTAATAACGCAGCACGATTTGCTGACCACATGATAGGTATTAAGAAAGGTAAGATAGTTTGTCAAGGTAATGCATACGATGTTATGACTAAAGATAATCTAAAGGAGTTGTTTAATATTGATGCAGAAATAGCAACAGACCCAAGGACAAATAAACCAATTTGTATAACTTATGACATGGTATAG
- a CDS encoding MATE family efflux transporter: protein MENQEALRHEKIWILLFRYSIPAIIAMMVTSLYNVVDRAFIGSMEGVGSIAIAGLGVTMPVFTLIIAFGMLVSVGASTSLSIKLGERNKKEAEKILGNALTLSIIISIVITVLGLVFLEDILFLLGASKDSISYAKDYMSVILLGTPFNLIAFSLNNAIRAEGNPKLAARTMIVGCILNLILDPIFIFVFNLGIKGAAIATVLCQVVVFIWVTYYFIRGKSNLKLKKYNLRLDTNITKKIFAIGITPFAMEVAISITHVLTNNSLKVYGGDLAIGAMTALTSILLMFMMPVFGLNQGMQTIISYNYGAKQFERAKKTLILSIIVSIVILSFGFLVVQVFPEVFVGIFNKDSNLMEIAVRGININLITLPIMGISIVGPVYFQCISKVKHSMFLTLLRQFILFIPLIIVLPIQFNLDGVWLAQPIADFIAMIIVLLFLRREFKMSQA, encoded by the coding sequence ATGGAAAATCAAGAAGCATTAAGACATGAAAAAATATGGATTTTATTATTTAGGTATTCAATACCTGCAATAATAGCAATGATGGTAACTTCACTTTATAATGTAGTAGATAGGGCTTTTATTGGTTCTATGGAAGGGGTTGGCTCTATAGCTATTGCAGGACTTGGTGTAACTATGCCAGTATTTACACTAATAATAGCTTTTGGAATGTTAGTATCAGTAGGTGCTAGTACAAGCTTATCTATAAAGTTAGGAGAAAGAAATAAAAAAGAAGCAGAAAAAATATTAGGTAATGCTCTTACGTTATCTATAATTATTTCTATAGTTATAACTGTATTAGGGTTAGTTTTTTTAGAAGACATACTTTTTCTTTTGGGAGCAAGTAAAGATTCAATCTCTTATGCAAAGGACTATATGAGCGTTATACTGCTTGGAACTCCATTTAATTTAATTGCATTTTCTTTAAATAATGCAATTAGAGCAGAGGGAAATCCTAAGTTAGCAGCTAGAACAATGATAGTAGGTTGTATACTAAATTTGATACTAGACCCAATATTCATATTTGTGTTTAATTTAGGTATAAAAGGTGCAGCTATAGCAACTGTTCTCTGTCAAGTTGTGGTATTTATTTGGGTAACATATTATTTCATAAGAGGAAAATCTAATTTAAAATTAAAGAAGTACAATTTGAGGTTGGACACAAATATAACAAAAAAAATATTTGCAATAGGCATCACACCATTTGCAATGGAAGTAGCTATAAGTATAACTCATGTACTTACTAATAATTCTCTAAAGGTTTATGGTGGAGATTTAGCTATTGGTGCTATGACAGCTCTTACATCTATTTTATTGATGTTCATGATGCCAGTATTTGGCTTAAACCAAGGGATGCAGACTATAATATCATATAATTATGGAGCAAAGCAATTTGAACGTGCAAAGAAAACTTTAATACTGTCTATCATAGTATCTATAGTTATATTATCTTTTGGATTTTTAGTAGTGCAAGTATTTCCTGAGGTATTTGTTGGTATATTCAACAAGGATTCAAATCTAATGGAAATAGCTGTAAGGGGTATAAATATAAACTTAATTACCTTGCCTATAATGGGTATTTCTATTGTTGGACCTGTATATTTTCAATGTATAAGTAAAGTTAAACACTCTATGTTTTTGACTCTTTTGAGACAGTTTATTTTATTTATACCATTGATTATTGTACTTCCAATTCAATTTAATCTAGATGGAGTTTGGTTAGCACAACCAATTGCAGATTTTATTGCTATGATAATAGTATTATTGTTCTTAAGAAGAGAATTTAAGATGAGTCAAGCGTAA
- a CDS encoding EAL domain-containing protein, which translates to MTLRKVTRNETERYLTEISESVSTTINVKCKSIFKTLYSIGDTYFQVSDNNKKVTEYLSKKLKLFEFDWLGIVDSNGNFISADESTGNIKGQYFYRKALQGEKTITPIKSQSGIHGILYSVPLYKDNKIVGAVAAWNTLDTMRSLLSVESFGGEGFSQIIDQNGNFIVSSNNKNAPKNVVNFFDTIKKHANYTDKDALEEMKVNLKENKKGSLHFALNDGIYKAMHYVPLEEENLYLLSIVPVKVASAQFSLLLKKAVFINILIIILFLLLIISIIFISRKTREQLIKVAYIDPVTKGYSKTRFDMEAKEIIQSASSETYSLVSINIQKFKLINDSFGSEAGDKTLKYIHDVITSYLNPNELLCRVSNDHFNVLIKTIPHKEILQYLENITTDINSFNKNKECKYFIALSIGVYKIDDPNIPLVSVQDRANVARKNIRGNAVNHPLYTCVFYSDLERLRMLKEKEMENRMEEALDNNEFVVYLQPKVNLKNNNIVGAEALVRWQDPDKGLIPPNDFIPFFEKNGFIIKLDHYVFEKSCAMIRKWIDNGETPVPISVNFSRAHLNNTDFLKKYKLIRNKYDVPAELLEIELTETLVFDNLQMLLNVIDQIHEEGFQCSLDDFGSGYSSLNMLKEIKVDTLKLDRAFFSSPNADNLSENYVIESVVELAKKLNMNSISEGVETILQMEYLKKINCDMIQGYVFSKPIPQEIFEKMTFGKTLKEVNTNAATK; encoded by the coding sequence ATGACTTTACGTAAAGTAACTCGTAACGAAACAGAACGATATCTCACAGAAATTTCAGAGAGTGTCTCTACTACAATTAATGTAAAATGTAAAAGTATATTTAAAACATTATACTCTATAGGAGATACTTATTTTCAGGTTAGCGATAACAATAAAAAAGTTACTGAATATTTATCCAAAAAATTAAAATTATTTGAGTTTGATTGGTTAGGTATTGTTGATTCTAATGGTAATTTTATAAGTGCTGATGAGAGTACAGGTAATATTAAAGGACAGTATTTTTATAGAAAAGCTCTTCAAGGCGAGAAAACAATTACTCCAATCAAATCTCAATCTGGTATACATGGAATTTTATATTCTGTACCACTTTATAAAGATAATAAAATAGTTGGAGCTGTTGCTGCTTGGAATACTCTTGATACTATGAGAAGCTTACTAAGTGTAGAAAGTTTTGGTGGTGAAGGATTTTCCCAAATTATTGACCAAAACGGAAATTTTATTGTAAGTTCAAATAACAAAAACGCTCCAAAAAATGTTGTAAACTTTTTTGATACAATTAAAAAACATGCAAACTATACTGATAAAGATGCTCTTGAAGAAATGAAAGTGAACTTAAAAGAAAATAAAAAAGGTTCTCTGCATTTTGCATTGAATGATGGTATTTATAAAGCTATGCACTATGTTCCCTTAGAAGAAGAAAACCTATACCTACTTTCAATTGTTCCAGTAAAAGTAGCAAGTGCACAGTTCAGTTTACTCTTAAAAAAAGCAGTCTTCATTAATATTTTAATTATTATATTATTTTTATTACTTATCATATCAATTATATTTATAAGTCGCAAAACTAGAGAACAACTTATAAAAGTTGCCTATATAGACCCTGTAACTAAGGGATATAGTAAGACTCGCTTTGATATGGAAGCTAAGGAAATCATTCAATCTGCCTCATCAGAAACATATTCATTAGTATCTATAAATATTCAGAAGTTTAAACTTATTAATGATTCTTTTGGCAGTGAGGCTGGAGATAAGACATTAAAATACATACATGATGTAATTACTAGCTATTTGAACCCTAACGAATTACTTTGTCGAGTTTCTAATGATCATTTTAATGTTCTTATTAAAACTATTCCACATAAAGAAATTCTTCAATACCTAGAAAATATCACAACTGATATTAACAGTTTTAACAAAAATAAAGAATGTAAATATTTCATAGCTCTTTCTATAGGTGTCTATAAAATTGATGACCCAAATATACCACTAGTATCAGTTCAAGATCGTGCAAATGTAGCACGAAAAAACATTAGAGGAAATGCTGTAAATCATCCACTTTACACATGTGTGTTTTATAGTGATTTAGAACGTTTGAGAATGCTTAAAGAAAAAGAAATGGAAAATAGAATGGAAGAAGCATTAGATAATAACGAATTTGTAGTCTATCTTCAACCTAAAGTAAACCTTAAAAACAATAATATTGTTGGTGCAGAAGCTTTAGTACGATGGCAAGACCCAGATAAAGGTCTTATTCCACCAAATGATTTTATTCCTTTTTTTGAAAAGAATGGCTTTATCATCAAACTTGACCATTATGTGTTTGAAAAATCATGTGCCATGATAAGAAAATGGATAGATAATGGAGAAACTCCAGTACCTATTTCAGTTAACTTTTCACGTGCTCATTTAAATAATACAGATTTTTTGAAAAAATACAAATTAATTCGTAATAAATACGATGTTCCTGCTGAACTTTTAGAAATTGAATTAACTGAGACACTAGTATTTGATAACTTACAAATGTTACTCAATGTAATAGACCAAATCCATGAGGAAGGTTTCCAATGTTCACTAGATGATTTTGGAAGTGGATATTCTTCACTCAATATGCTAAAAGAGATAAAGGTTGATACTTTAAAACTTGACCGCGCATTTTTTAGTTCTCCTAATGCAGATAATCTATCAGAAAATTATGTAATAGAATCTGTAGTTGAACTAGCTAAAAAATTAAATATGAATAGTATATCAGAGGGTGTTGAAACAATCTTACAAATGGAATATCTAAAGAAAATTAATTGCGATATGATACAGGGATATGTTTTTTCTAAACCTATACCTCAAGAAATATTTGAAAAAATGACTTTTGGAAAAACTCTAAAAGAAGTCAATACAAATGCTGCAACAAAATAA
- a CDS encoding UxaA family hydrolase, protein MKLMGYLRENGQYGIRNHVLVIPTSVCSSETATRIAALVPGAIAIPHQHGCCQIGSDIELTAKTLIGFGKNPNVAAVLVVGLGCDGIQAKDLANEISTTGKKVDYVVIQECGGTLKTIARGAEIAGQMAREISKEVRVEFDMSEIILALECGGSDPTSGIASNPSIGIASNLLIDEGGSSILSETTEVIGAEHLLATRFEDKNMKEKFLKFVSDVEKRAITMGEDLRSGQPTPGNKAGGLSTIEEKSLGCMYKAGDKPFKGALEYAEILPSDKKGLYFMDTPGQDIDSITGMVAGGAQIVIFSTGRGTPTGSPISPVIKITGNSDTYTKMIDNIDINAGKIITDGAKIKDIGKEIFDEIIEVCNGKHTKAESLGHREFGIYRIASTF, encoded by the coding sequence ATGAAATTAATGGGTTATTTAAGAGAAAATGGACAATATGGTATTCGTAATCATGTTTTAGTTATTCCAACATCTGTCTGTTCAAGTGAGACAGCTACAAGAATTGCAGCACTTGTTCCTGGAGCAATAGCTATCCCACATCAACATGGATGTTGTCAAATTGGCTCTGATATAGAGCTTACAGCAAAAACATTGATAGGATTTGGTAAAAACCCTAATGTAGCTGCTGTTTTAGTAGTTGGACTTGGATGCGATGGTATTCAAGCAAAAGATTTAGCAAATGAAATATCTACAACAGGAAAAAAGGTAGATTATGTTGTTATACAAGAATGTGGTGGCACATTAAAGACAATAGCTAGAGGGGCTGAGATAGCAGGCCAAATGGCTCGTGAAATATCAAAAGAAGTAAGGGTTGAATTTGATATGAGTGAAATTATATTGGCACTTGAATGTGGTGGTTCTGACCCAACAAGTGGAATTGCATCAAATCCTTCAATAGGAATTGCATCAAATCTTCTTATAGATGAAGGTGGAAGTAGTATATTAAGTGAGACTACAGAAGTAATTGGTGCAGAACATTTATTGGCTACTCGTTTTGAAGATAAAAACATGAAAGAAAAATTTCTTAAATTTGTAAGTGATGTAGAAAAAAGAGCAATTACTATGGGAGAAGATTTACGTAGTGGTCAACCTACTCCAGGTAATAAAGCTGGTGGATTATCAACAATTGAAGAAAAATCCCTTGGCTGTATGTATAAAGCAGGTGACAAACCATTCAAAGGTGCTCTTGAATATGCTGAGATTTTACCTTCAGATAAAAAAGGCTTGTATTTTATGGATACTCCAGGACAAGATATAGATTCTATCACTGGTATGGTAGCAGGAGGTGCACAGATTGTAATCTTCTCAACTGGTAGAGGTACTCCAACAGGAAGCCCAATTTCACCAGTTATTAAAATTACTGGAAATAGTGATACATACACTAAAATGATAGATAATATTGATATAAACGCAGGTAAAATTATAACAGATGGTGCTAAAATTAAAGATATTGGTAAAGAAATATTTGATGAAATCATAGAAGTATGTAATGGTAAACACACTAAAGCTGAAAGCCTTGGTCATAGAGAATTTGGTATTTACAGAATTGCATCTACATTCTAA
- a CDS encoding UxaA family hydrolase, whose translation MNAIIHANEKDNLVTCVRPLVKGEKVSIDGKSYIVNDNIPVFHKMATEDVKKGDVVYKYGEIIGISTIDIKTGDYVHVHNIESTRGRGDKK comes from the coding sequence ATGAACGCAATTATTCATGCAAATGAAAAAGACAATCTAGTTACATGTGTTAGACCTTTAGTTAAAGGTGAAAAGGTTTCAATTGATGGAAAATCTTATATAGTAAATGATAATATTCCTGTCTTTCATAAGATGGCTACAGAAGATGTAAAAAAAGGTGATGTTGTTTATAAATATGGCGAGATTATAGGAATCTCAACAATTGACATCAAAACTGGTGACTATGTTCATGTACATAATATTGAAAGTACACGTGGTCGTGGAGATAAAAAATAG
- a CDS encoding 2-keto-3-deoxygluconate permease, translating into MHILKSVKKIPGGLMVCPLLLGALFNTVCPQALEIGGFTTSLFKTGAMSILALFCLCNGAQINIRQAGKPLTKGIVLTATKFIIGAVLGIIVSKFIGPKGIIGITPLAIVATMTNSNGGLFAALAGEYGDSTDVGAISILSLNDGPFFTMLAFGVTGLANVPIVALFAALIPILLGFILGNLDEDIREFLAPGTTLLIPFFAFPLGAALNFNQIITAGFPGVILGLAVTLITGMGGYFVMKLIRAEHPAVGAATGTTAGNAAGTPEALAAIDPTLATIAAVSTVQVAAAIIVTAICCPMLVSYLDKREKKKKATFKTNKNIEVN; encoded by the coding sequence ATGCATATCTTAAAATCAGTGAAAAAGATACCAGGAGGACTTATGGTCTGTCCCCTGCTATTAGGAGCACTATTTAATACAGTATGTCCACAGGCTCTTGAAATTGGAGGATTTACAACTTCCTTATTTAAAACTGGTGCAATGAGTATACTTGCTCTATTTTGTCTATGTAATGGCGCTCAAATTAATATAAGACAAGCAGGCAAACCTTTAACTAAGGGAATAGTACTCACAGCAACAAAATTTATAATTGGTGCAGTACTAGGTATTATTGTCAGCAAATTTATTGGGCCTAAAGGCATAATTGGTATTACACCTCTTGCTATAGTTGCTACTATGACTAATTCAAATGGAGGTCTATTTGCTGCTCTTGCTGGTGAATATGGAGATTCTACAGATGTTGGTGCAATATCTATATTATCTCTAAATGATGGTCCATTTTTTACGATGCTTGCCTTTGGAGTAACTGGACTTGCAAATGTTCCTATAGTAGCTTTATTTGCAGCACTCATACCAATACTACTTGGATTTATACTTGGTAATCTCGATGAAGATATACGAGAATTTCTTGCACCTGGTACAACATTATTAATCCCTTTCTTTGCTTTTCCTTTAGGAGCTGCTTTAAACTTCAACCAAATTATAACTGCTGGATTCCCTGGAGTTATACTAGGTCTTGCTGTAACTCTAATAACAGGTATGGGTGGATATTTTGTAATGAAACTTATACGTGCAGAACATCCAGCAGTAGGTGCAGCTACAGGTACAACAGCAGGTAATGCAGCTGGTACTCCAGAAGCTTTAGCAGCTATTGACCCTACTCTTGCTACAATTGCTGCTGTTTCAACAGTACAAGTTGCTGCTGCTATCATTGTTACAGCAATATGTTGTCCAATGCTCGTTTCCTATTTGGATAAAAGAGAAAAAAAGAAAAAGGCTACTTTTAAAACAAATAAAAATATAGAAGTAAACTAA
- a CDS encoding sigma 54-interacting transcriptional regulator: MKEILVIAPTKGTYEKSIHIVKKYKYKNIDVVFGNLKEGIPLAEKSINHGTRIIISRGGTYNMLKETYNIPIVEIKVDAYDIIESYKEVKNSNEPFGIIGFNNVIYGFDIIEEILNKKITMIEIEKEEEIYDAIEKYRKKGINTYIGDTTVAHIVKRLNCKGILIESREENILRAIQQAEQILDATKDEQKRRLQIEAMTDFVHDGIITVDKNFKITLFNKSAEKIFGIKKENALHHNVIDVIPNTVLPQVVETMEPQIGEIQNIGSTKIITNRVPIIVDGQIQGAVSTFQDSKEISSFEHTIRRSLLNKGLSAKYTFDDIIYASEKTKDCIEVAKKYACYDTPMIITGESGVGKELFCQSIHNYSKRKNAPFVAVNCAAIPPSLIESEFFGYEEGSFTGARKKGKAGVFELAHEGTIFLDEISEIPIELQGRLLRVLQEKQVMRIGGDKVIPIDVKIICASNKDLKNMMRDGLFRRDLYFRINILTLYLPSLKERKEDVIKLSEFFIKKYSTKYNKMPLIITPNIRQALLEKEYEGNIRELEGIIERAVIIESFDSILSEKYNTESTDTITYTDKANFKYNNLDLKTLEKKYIYEVYNRNNRNTTKTCEILKITRSTLWRKLKEIESDVLK; encoded by the coding sequence ATGAAGGAAATACTTGTTATTGCTCCTACTAAAGGAACCTATGAAAAATCGATTCACATAGTAAAAAAATATAAGTACAAAAACATTGATGTTGTATTTGGTAACTTAAAAGAAGGAATACCGCTCGCTGAAAAAAGTATTAATCATGGTACTAGAATTATCATAAGTAGAGGTGGCACTTACAATATGCTAAAAGAGACATATAACATACCTATAGTTGAAATTAAAGTAGACGCTTATGATATTATAGAAAGCTATAAAGAAGTCAAAAATTCCAATGAACCATTTGGGATAATTGGTTTTAACAATGTTATATATGGCTTTGATATTATAGAAGAAATATTGAATAAGAAAATAACTATGATTGAAATTGAAAAAGAAGAAGAAATTTATGATGCTATAGAAAAATATAGAAAAAAAGGCATCAATACATATATCGGTGATACTACTGTTGCACATATTGTTAAAAGACTTAATTGTAAGGGAATATTAATTGAATCTAGAGAAGAAAACATACTTAGAGCCATTCAACAAGCTGAACAAATACTTGACGCAACTAAAGATGAACAAAAAAGAAGATTACAGATAGAAGCTATGACAGATTTTGTACATGATGGAATAATAACAGTTGATAAGAATTTTAAAATCACATTATTTAATAAGAGTGCTGAAAAAATATTTGGTATAAAAAAAGAAAATGCACTTCATCATAATGTTATAGATGTTATTCCAAATACAGTTTTACCTCAAGTGGTTGAAACCATGGAACCACAAATTGGTGAAATACAAAATATAGGAAGTACAAAAATCATTACAAATAGAGTTCCTATTATCGTCGATGGTCAAATTCAAGGAGCAGTTTCTACATTTCAAGACAGTAAGGAAATAAGTTCATTTGAACATACAATAAGAAGAAGTCTATTAAACAAAGGTCTCTCTGCCAAATATACATTTGATGATATAATCTATGCAAGCGAAAAAACAAAAGATTGTATAGAAGTTGCAAAAAAATATGCTTGTTATGATACTCCAATGATTATTACAGGAGAATCTGGTGTTGGTAAAGAGCTATTTTGCCAAAGTATTCATAATTATAGCAAACGTAAAAATGCTCCTTTTGTTGCTGTAAACTGTGCTGCAATACCTCCATCTTTAATAGAAAGTGAGTTTTTTGGTTATGAGGAAGGTTCATTCACAGGAGCAAGAAAAAAAGGAAAAGCAGGCGTCTTTGAATTGGCACATGAGGGGACAATTTTTCTCGATGAAATAAGTGAAATTCCAATTGAGCTTCAAGGAAGATTATTAAGAGTCTTACAAGAAAAACAAGTTATGAGAATTGGTGGTGATAAAGTCATTCCTATAGACGTAAAAATAATTTGTGCTTCAAATAAAGACTTAAAAAATATGATGCGTGATGGTTTATTTAGACGAGACCTTTACTTTAGAATAAATATATTAACATTGTACCTTCCTTCACTCAAAGAGAGAAAAGAAGATGTCATAAAATTATCAGAATTTTTCATAAAAAAATATTCAACTAAATACAATAAGATGCCTTTAATTATCACTCCAAATATTAGACAAGCTCTTCTTGAAAAAGAATATGAAGGAAATATAAGAGAATTAGAAGGAATAATCGAAAGAGCTGTTATTATAGAATCATTTGACTCAATTTTGTCAGAAAAATATAATACTGAATCTACAGATACTATAACTTATACAGATAAAGCCAATTTTAAGTATAATAACCTAGACTTAAAAACATTAGAAAAAAAATATATCTATGAGGTCTATAATAGAAATAATAGAAATACTACAAAAACTTGTGAAATATTAAAAATCACTCGTTCTACTCTATGGAGAAAGTTAAAAGAAATAGAAAGCGATGTTTTAAAATAA